Proteins encoded within one genomic window of uncultured Desulfobacter sp.:
- a CDS encoding TRAP transporter large permease subunit codes for MILFICVSFTLLLFLGMPIAVILGVTTLGCLVFFTSTPLHIITQQLFNALDNFILLSIPFFILAGSIMTRGSIAKKLIAFVNALVGWFPGGLAMAGVLACIFFAAISGSSPATVVAIGSIMIPALIKAGYDEKFSLGLITVSGSLGIVIPPSIPMILYCLVMNVSVSKIFMAGIIPGLLTGAALMVYTFFAAKKNNWRITGKASASKVLRTAKEGIWALILPVIVLGGIYSGVFTPTEAAAVSVIYALVIELFVYKEFKFSQITDVCREGAVLSACLLFILSCAMTFIWLLTAEQIPQQLADIIIQHIDSPWIFLLTVNILFLILGCFMDDVSAMLILAPIFLETLTRYGIDLIHFGVVMVLNIQMGMLTPPFGLNLFVASGITKQPLVKIARGVAPFLVIMLICLMLVTYIPWLSLALPKWLLN; via the coding sequence ATGATTTTATTTATCTGCGTCTCTTTTACGCTCCTGCTCTTTTTAGGCATGCCCATTGCCGTAATTCTCGGGGTGACCACCCTGGGTTGCCTGGTATTTTTCACCTCAACCCCGTTGCATATCATCACCCAGCAGCTCTTTAACGCCCTGGACAACTTTATCCTCCTATCCATTCCCTTTTTTATTTTGGCAGGTTCCATCATGACAAGGGGCAGTATTGCCAAAAAGCTGATCGCTTTTGTCAATGCTCTTGTGGGATGGTTCCCGGGCGGCCTTGCCATGGCCGGAGTATTGGCCTGTATTTTCTTTGCCGCCATTTCAGGGTCTTCTCCTGCCACAGTGGTGGCTATCGGTTCCATCATGATCCCGGCACTGATCAAGGCAGGGTATGATGAAAAATTCTCCCTTGGCTTGATCACTGTTTCAGGATCACTGGGTATCGTCATTCCGCCCTCCATACCCATGATTCTCTACTGCCTGGTCATGAACGTATCCGTATCCAAAATTTTTATGGCCGGCATCATTCCCGGCCTTCTTACGGGTGCAGCCCTGATGGTCTATACCTTTTTTGCGGCCAAAAAAAACAATTGGCGAATTACCGGTAAAGCATCTGCGTCCAAAGTGCTGCGCACGGCTAAAGAAGGCATCTGGGCATTAATTTTGCCGGTCATTGTTTTGGGCGGAATCTATTCAGGCGTATTCACCCCTACTGAAGCTGCGGCGGTCTCTGTAATCTATGCATTGGTCATTGAACTTTTTGTGTACAAGGAATTTAAATTTTCCCAAATCACGGATGTCTGCAGAGAGGGCGCGGTGCTTTCGGCCTGCCTGCTATTTATTCTCTCCTGCGCCATGACATTTATCTGGCTGCTTACGGCAGAACAGATTCCCCAGCAGTTGGCCGACATTATTATCCAACATATTGACAGCCCCTGGATATTCCTGCTCACCGTGAACATTCTGTTTCTCATTCTAGGCTGTTTTATGGACGATGTATCCGCCATGCTGATCCTGGCACCCATCTTTCTTGAGACCCTGACCCGCTACGGCATTGATCTGATTCATTTCGGCGTTGTCATGGTACTTAACATCCAGATGGGCATGCTGACTCCGCCTTTTGGCCTGAACCTGTTTGTGGCATCGGGCATCACCAAGCAACCGCTGGTGAAAATTGCGAGGGGTGTGGCACCGTTTCTGGTCATCATGCTCATCTGTCTGATGCTGGTTACCTATATCCCGTGGCTTTCTTTGGCTCTACCTAAATGGCTGCTGAACTAG
- a CDS encoding Lrp/AsnC family transcriptional regulator encodes MKNAKPLDRIDREIIKLLQKDGRISNTDMAKAIDVSEATVRTRLSRLINDEIIQIVAVSNPLKLGFNVVGHLRVHVEIGRIDQVAAQLKEIHALWFIVSTSGASTGIDAEFNVESMADLNELVLNQVGKISGVTSVETTLTLDFVKRRYNWGTGFDD; translated from the coding sequence ATGAAAAACGCGAAACCCCTTGATCGAATTGATCGTGAAATTATCAAGCTGCTTCAGAAAGACGGACGAATATCCAACACTGACATGGCAAAGGCCATTGATGTTTCGGAAGCTACCGTAAGAACCCGTTTGAGCAGATTGATTAATGATGAGATTATTCAGATAGTGGCTGTCAGCAACCCACTTAAGCTTGGGTTCAACGTGGTGGGGCACCTGAGAGTTCATGTGGAAATCGGCCGGATTGATCAGGTAGCGGCGCAGCTTAAAGAGATTCACGCATTATGGTTCATTGTCTCTACCAGCGGCGCATCAACCGGCATTGATGCAGAATTTAACGTTGAGTCCATGGCAGATCTCAATGAGTTGGTGCTCAATCAGGTGGGGAAAATTTCCGGCGTAACGTCTGTGGAGACCACATTGACCCTCGATTTTGTCAAAAGGCGGTACAATTGGGGTACCGGTTTCGATGATTGA
- a CDS encoding PHP domain-containing protein, which produces MTEIFADLHNHTTASDGDFPPGDLVARAAGMGIKVIGVTDHDTLDGLESALDAGKKEGIEVFPGVEISVRFKRAFFTGTLHVLTYFSNTLLNDSGFVKRFRALLAQGRGEALVRARIEKINEVFGPGGESALLSREITFEDIAAYSDNASRRHFAMALDEKLGISDKDTITQIIGNDSPAYLPSGVDLDQVKGFLKTEPVVGVLAHPAAGSYPGEGHYKEVLPPVETVARLLPEMLDAGVKGLEVHYPGHSPEHKVLLLDWAQKYDLLVTGGSDCHDEVNRPLGVIGAGEQEFMRLKQEVLCAEKKSR; this is translated from the coding sequence ATGACAGAGATATTTGCAGATTTGCACAATCACACCACAGCATCTGACGGGGATTTTCCCCCGGGTGATCTGGTGGCCCGGGCTGCGGGCATGGGTATCAAGGTTATCGGTGTTACTGACCATGATACACTGGATGGACTTGAATCTGCATTGGATGCGGGGAAAAAAGAGGGTATAGAGGTCTTTCCGGGTGTTGAGATTTCCGTGCGTTTCAAGCGGGCCTTTTTTACGGGCACTTTGCATGTGCTGACCTATTTTTCAAATACGCTTTTAAACGATTCGGGGTTTGTTAAGCGGTTCAGAGCCCTTTTGGCCCAAGGACGAGGAGAGGCTTTGGTCCGGGCAAGGATTGAGAAGATCAACGAGGTGTTCGGGCCTGGCGGTGAATCTGCTTTATTGTCAAGGGAGATTACCTTTGAAGATATTGCTGCATACTCTGATAATGCCTCCCGCCGCCATTTTGCTATGGCTCTGGACGAAAAGTTAGGGATTTCGGACAAAGACACCATTACCCAGATCATCGGCAATGACAGTCCTGCTTATCTGCCTTCGGGGGTGGATCTTGATCAGGTCAAGGGATTTCTAAAAACCGAGCCTGTGGTTGGCGTGCTGGCTCACCCGGCTGCCGGTTCCTATCCTGGGGAAGGGCATTACAAGGAGGTTCTGCCTCCTGTAGAGACCGTGGCCCGTTTGCTGCCGGAGATGCTGGACGCCGGTGTCAAAGGTCTTGAGGTCCATTATCCGGGCCATTCACCGGAACATAAGGTCCTGCTTCTGGATTGGGCCCAAAAATATGACCTGCTAGTCACCGGTGGTTCCGACTGTCATGACGAGGTCAATCGGCCTTTGGGGGTCATCGGGGCGGGTGAACAGGAATTTATGCGGCTAAAGCAGGAGGTACTGTGCGCAGAAAAGAAAAGCAGATAA
- a CDS encoding pyridoxamine 5'-phosphate oxidase family protein — protein MRRKEKQIIDQDQIDSIIKQAKVCRLGLSDNGKPYVVPLHFGYNPPFLYFHGADTGRKLDILAANAQVCFEFDEFNKLNKHPAACNWGTSYNSIIGEGTARILVEPEEKIKGLNCIMSQYSSRTHEFDPDDLAKTAVIEVKILGMTAKQSG, from the coding sequence GTGCGCAGAAAAGAAAAGCAGATAATTGATCAGGATCAGATTGACAGTATTATAAAACAGGCTAAAGTTTGTCGATTAGGCCTGTCTGACAACGGGAAGCCCTATGTGGTGCCTTTGCATTTCGGTTATAATCCGCCTTTTTTATATTTTCACGGGGCTGATACAGGCCGCAAGCTCGATATCCTGGCTGCCAACGCACAGGTCTGCTTTGAGTTTGATGAATTTAATAAGTTAAATAAACACCCAGCTGCCTGCAACTGGGGTACATCCTATAACAGCATTATTGGTGAAGGAACAGCACGTATCCTTGTTGAACCGGAAGAAAAAATCAAAGGCTTGAATTGTATCATGTCCCAATACTCTTCCCGCACCCATGAATTTGATCCGGACGATCTGGCTAAAACAGCCGTGATTGAGGTTAAGATCCTGGGGATGACGGCAAAACAGTCCGGGTAA
- a CDS encoding XRE family transcriptional regulator: MDEKSISESIKNLRTARQLTLQDLADRTGLTKGYLSKVERSKKAPPYSTLNKIAAGLDIELTSLLAGDASPVKDVRLFLSKKEKRPLIRETDIFAGYDYEPLAEGKPGKNMEPFIIHAPFAINRTYTHEGEETIHVLDGRLEFHYGDEVYNLNVGDNIYFDSIVPHVGKSLGRSKAKLLVVIYFYKRNRF, from the coding sequence ATGGATGAAAAAAGCATATCGGAAAGCATAAAAAACTTAAGAACTGCGCGGCAATTGACGCTCCAGGACTTAGCGGATCGAACCGGCCTGACCAAGGGCTATCTATCAAAGGTGGAGCGGTCAAAAAAGGCACCGCCCTACTCCACCTTGAACAAGATTGCAGCAGGTCTGGACATTGAACTCACCTCCCTTCTTGCCGGGGATGCCTCTCCTGTAAAAGATGTCCGCCTCTTTTTAAGCAAAAAAGAAAAACGGCCCCTGATTCGAGAGACCGATATTTTTGCAGGATATGATTATGAACCCCTGGCCGAAGGAAAACCCGGCAAAAACATGGAGCCTTTTATCATCCACGCCCCCTTTGCTATCAACCGGACCTATACCCACGAGGGGGAAGAAACCATCCATGTGCTGGACGGCCGGCTTGAATTCCATTACGGGGACGAAGTTTATAATCTTAATGTCGGGGACAACATCTACTTTGACTCCATTGTGCCCCATGTAGGTAAAAGCCTCGGCCGATCAAAGGCAAAACTGCTGGTGGTCATATATTTTTACAAAAGAAACAGGTTTTGA
- a CDS encoding phosphoenolpyruvate carboxykinase (GTP) translates to MDPLQTLGKITSLTQALNLFASKLDSTQSAKITKIKHPDVLVRIANAIALCRPSNVFINTGSDEDKEAIRKIALEKGEESALAMDGHTIHFDLAGEQGRIVDRTYYIAEPQDLVSSLANRMPPEEAAKQIENNMAGIMENLTMIVGCYMRGPVGSPAANPALELTSSAYISHSAELLYRNAYNDFDREVEQKGYFFTNVHSEGLNRTEDLPQARVFMDRKYQTTYAWKCTYAGNTLLLKKGNHRFAVDKAVYQDRGRELSEHMFITGINGPGGRTTWCAGAAPSGCGKTTTAMAGNVFIGDDLAQMWIAEDGSIRTINPENGIFGIVEGINHDGDPLLMKVLRQPGCEVIWSNVLMDENLKPHWVGNMEPSPKKGINFQGEWYQGKTNDKAQPIPISHPNSRCTLASDNLDNYSSQAANPEGVVTRIFTYSGRDADTMPPVWVAQNPDAGVVIGACIVSATTATEVGVSGIKRAPWANAPFIPGALGDYMDAQFKFFNNPDIKQQFKPVMAGLNYFLTHQARGGDSSKLLGEKRDVKVWLAWLERYAHNEVGYLSTPIGNLPCYKDLAELFKSIIDKEYPRTLYDMQFALYTEKIIQRIELQETAYAEEENLPKKLFEILDEQKSALLHLKKKAGNVIIPDYFENLI, encoded by the coding sequence ATGGACCCTTTACAAACCCTTGGGAAAATCACTTCTCTCACTCAGGCCCTAAATCTGTTCGCATCAAAACTTGACAGCACACAATCAGCAAAAATTACCAAGATTAAACACCCGGATGTACTGGTCCGTATTGCCAACGCCATTGCCCTATGCAGGCCGTCAAACGTATTTATCAATACCGGATCAGACGAAGACAAGGAAGCTATTCGAAAAATTGCCCTTGAAAAGGGAGAGGAAAGTGCCCTTGCCATGGACGGGCACACCATTCATTTTGATTTGGCCGGTGAGCAGGGAAGAATCGTGGACCGCACCTATTACATTGCCGAACCCCAGGATTTGGTATCCAGCCTTGCCAACCGCATGCCCCCTGAAGAAGCCGCAAAGCAGATTGAAAACAATATGGCCGGGATCATGGAAAATTTAACTATGATTGTGGGGTGTTACATGAGAGGGCCTGTGGGGTCTCCGGCAGCCAACCCTGCCTTGGAACTGACATCTTCAGCCTATATATCCCACAGCGCAGAACTGCTTTACCGAAACGCCTATAATGATTTTGACCGGGAGGTTGAGCAAAAGGGATATTTTTTCACCAATGTACACTCCGAGGGGTTGAACCGGACCGAGGATCTTCCCCAGGCCCGAGTGTTCATGGACCGAAAATATCAGACCACCTATGCCTGGAAATGCACATATGCAGGCAACACCCTGCTGCTTAAAAAGGGCAATCACAGATTTGCCGTGGACAAAGCCGTTTACCAGGACCGGGGTAGAGAGTTATCCGAACATATGTTTATTACCGGCATCAACGGGCCCGGTGGCCGGACCACCTGGTGTGCCGGCGCAGCTCCGTCCGGATGTGGAAAAACCACTACAGCAATGGCCGGAAACGTATTTATCGGCGATGACCTGGCCCAGATGTGGATTGCCGAAGATGGGAGCATCCGCACCATAAATCCGGAAAACGGGATTTTCGGCATTGTGGAGGGGATAAACCATGACGGGGATCCTTTGTTAATGAAAGTATTGCGGCAGCCCGGTTGCGAAGTAATCTGGTCCAATGTGCTTATGGACGAAAATCTTAAACCCCACTGGGTTGGCAATATGGAACCATCCCCCAAAAAAGGAATCAACTTCCAGGGCGAATGGTACCAGGGAAAAACCAACGACAAGGCACAGCCCATACCCATATCCCATCCAAACTCCAGATGCACACTGGCCTCAGACAACCTGGACAACTACTCTTCCCAAGCCGCTAACCCCGAAGGGGTGGTGACGCGGATATTCACGTATTCCGGCAGAGATGCGGACACCATGCCGCCGGTGTGGGTTGCACAAAATCCAGATGCCGGTGTGGTCATCGGTGCCTGTATTGTATCTGCAACCACGGCCACAGAGGTCGGGGTCTCAGGCATTAAACGCGCCCCCTGGGCCAACGCCCCTTTCATCCCCGGTGCGTTAGGCGACTACATGGATGCACAATTCAAATTTTTCAATAATCCGGACATTAAACAACAGTTTAAACCGGTTATGGCTGGCCTGAACTATTTTCTGACCCACCAGGCCAGGGGCGGTGATTCCAGCAAGCTTCTCGGAGAAAAACGGGATGTCAAAGTATGGCTGGCATGGCTGGAACGATACGCCCACAACGAAGTTGGATATCTGTCCACCCCCATCGGCAACCTGCCCTGTTACAAGGATCTGGCAGAACTGTTCAAGTCAATTATTGATAAAGAATACCCCAGAACCCTTTATGACATGCAGTTTGCCCTATACACGGAAAAAATCATCCAGCGCATCGAACTTCAGGAAACAGCATATGCAGAAGAAGAGAACCTTCCCAAAAAACTGTTTGAAATCCTTGACGAACAAAAATCGGCCCTGCTGCATCTGAAAAAAAAAGCAGGGAATGTTATCATACCGGATTATTTTGAAAATTTGATTTGA
- a CDS encoding aminotransferase class III-fold pyridoxal phosphate-dependent enzyme — protein sequence MTSPVNWLEYDVETMVEHDKNSLWHHLKSHTMFQEKEQMIVVGGQGLKIYDIRGNEYLDATSGGVWSVMVGYGRESIARAVYEQLTQMPYFAGAYGSIPAIKLAAKLLDLLPHHGKIYFSNSGSEANEKAFKMVRLASRVCKQRKGKYKILYRDRDYHGTTVANMSACGQFERKKGFGPFVDGFSEVPHCLCYRCPFDKTYPGCSIDCARAVEDVILKEGPDTVGAFIVEPITAGGGIIPPVKEYFPVVQEICKKYGVWIIMDEVVCGFGRTGKFWGYEHYDVDPDIITMAKGLASSYEALSATAVKQEIYDIFLNDTSKPEEQTNFFRDISTYGGCTAPMAAALESTRIIEEEDLVENSRKKGKILFDRLKELAALPVVGDVRGTGLFCGLEIVVDKVKKTPPSELQMATLMGNILAEKVIVGRTNSSLPGMNTTLYFVPCLTVSEQEIDIMVSAVVKAIKKTF from the coding sequence ATGACATCCCCGGTGAACTGGCTTGAGTACGACGTAGAAACCATGGTGGAACACGATAAAAACAGCCTTTGGCACCATTTAAAATCCCACACCATGTTTCAAGAAAAAGAACAGATGATTGTTGTCGGAGGCCAGGGTTTAAAAATTTACGACATCCGGGGCAACGAATATCTGGATGCCACCTCCGGAGGCGTTTGGAGCGTCATGGTGGGGTACGGCAGAGAATCCATTGCCCGGGCCGTTTATGAGCAGTTAACCCAAATGCCCTACTTTGCCGGTGCCTACGGATCAATTCCGGCTATCAAGCTTGCCGCCAAACTATTGGACCTTCTGCCCCACCATGGAAAAATTTACTTTTCCAACTCGGGTTCCGAAGCCAATGAAAAGGCATTTAAAATGGTGCGGCTGGCCTCAAGGGTTTGTAAGCAGCGAAAGGGAAAGTACAAAATACTCTACCGGGATAGAGACTATCACGGCACCACCGTAGCCAACATGAGTGCCTGCGGCCAGTTTGAACGAAAAAAAGGGTTTGGGCCTTTCGTGGATGGATTCTCCGAGGTTCCCCACTGCCTTTGCTACCGATGCCCCTTTGACAAAACCTATCCAGGGTGTAGCATTGACTGTGCCCGGGCTGTGGAAGATGTGATTCTTAAAGAGGGGCCGGATACCGTGGGGGCATTTATTGTGGAGCCCATCACGGCCGGCGGCGGCATTATCCCCCCGGTAAAAGAGTATTTTCCTGTGGTCCAGGAGATTTGTAAAAAATATGGGGTCTGGATCATCATGGATGAGGTGGTATGCGGATTCGGCCGGACCGGAAAATTCTGGGGCTATGAGCATTATGATGTAGATCCTGATATCATCACCATGGCCAAAGGACTGGCAAGCTCCTACGAAGCCCTTTCCGCCACCGCCGTAAAGCAGGAGATCTATGATATCTTCCTCAACGATACATCCAAGCCCGAAGAACAGACCAACTTTTTTCGGGATATCAGCACCTATGGCGGATGTACGGCCCCTATGGCGGCAGCATTAGAAAGCACCCGCATCATTGAAGAAGAAGACCTTGTGGAAAACAGCCGGAAAAAAGGTAAGATTCTTTTTGACCGGCTCAAAGAACTGGCCGCGTTACCGGTGGTGGGCGATGTAAGGGGGACAGGTCTTTTCTGCGGCCTGGAGATCGTTGTTGATAAAGTCAAGAAAACGCCACCCAGCGAACTGCAAATGGCAACACTTATGGGCAATATCCTCGCCGAAAAGGTGATTGTAGGCAGAACCAACAGCAGCCTGCCGGGCATGAATACAACCTTGTACTTTGTGCCCTGCCTCACGGTGTCCGAACAGGAGATCGACATCATGGTTTCTGCAGTTGTCAAAGCCATCAAAAAGACATTTTAG
- a CDS encoding cation acetate symporter: MGVNPIVILGSVIYFAVIFYIGWYSRKASMDSSDFYVAGRKVGPLVNGSALAATYFSPASFLGLPAFIFILGYPFWWALVGIIGGMPIATLLTAAPLRKYAPTSFTDYYADRYDTKWLRLVAGIPTLIGGLAYVILSIVGTALFLLAILQIPFNVSVILASVVVFAYIYFGGMVATTISTAFQGVAMTVASLLAAGYVIYNFGGLNGLTDAVLANSGNFFNMPYVSEAASHPLMASWTGVVGFFFVWHFGFSAMPYTVVRFFTTQDIKAARRSVFWAVAIGGAMYGGLVIIGTGARVLIETLHPLMQTEGITNAMAVLKHMKTAYGVSGASVTDYSMIAAVEGLKSPFLLSVLAAGGLAIAMATASGWTMVLNVLLGRDLMGKVFGSKWPEEKPVQATRVMTILIVFVCMLFAFNPPALVLDISGAAFIVILCSVGPPLILGIWWARATTTAAITNILVMTTLSCGSWMYAKYKLGSYHWFFLSDPAHKISTPHQFYWVFVGFIFFIVVSLMTKPCKEEVIQKYSLDIRPEE; encoded by the coding sequence ATGGGTGTTAATCCAATCGTCATTTTAGGTTCCGTAATCTATTTTGCAGTGATTTTTTATATCGGATGGTATTCGCGTAAGGCGTCCATGGATTCGTCCGATTTTTATGTGGCCGGCAGAAAAGTCGGTCCCCTCGTTAATGGGTCGGCCCTGGCCGCCACATATTTCAGCCCGGCAAGTTTTCTGGGGCTGCCGGCGTTCATTTTTATTTTAGGCTACCCGTTCTGGTGGGCGCTCGTAGGCATCATCGGGGGCATGCCTATTGCAACCTTGCTGACCGCAGCTCCCCTGCGCAAGTATGCCCCGACATCGTTCACGGATTACTATGCAGACCGCTATGATACCAAGTGGCTGCGCCTGGTGGCGGGCATCCCCACACTGATTGGCGGACTGGCATATGTTATTTTGTCAATCGTGGGCACGGCTTTGTTTTTGCTGGCCATCCTGCAGATTCCTTTCAATGTATCCGTTATCCTGGCATCCGTTGTTGTTTTTGCTTACATATATTTCGGCGGGATGGTCGCCACCACCATCTCAACGGCGTTTCAGGGAGTCGCCATGACCGTTGCTTCGCTTCTGGCCGCAGGGTATGTAATCTATAACTTCGGTGGGCTGAACGGTCTGACCGATGCTGTTCTGGCAAACAGCGGCAATTTTTTCAACATGCCCTATGTTTCCGAGGCCGCATCCCATCCCCTTATGGCGTCTTGGACCGGTGTGGTGGGCTTTTTCTTTGTGTGGCATTTCGGTTTTTCCGCCATGCCCTACACCGTGGTTCGGTTTTTTACCACCCAGGATATCAAAGCTGCCCGGCGCAGTGTTTTCTGGGCTGTTGCCATCGGCGGGGCCATGTACGGCGGGTTGGTAATTATCGGCACCGGTGCCAGGGTATTGATCGAAACCCTTCATCCCCTTATGCAGACCGAAGGCATTACTAACGCCATGGCTGTGCTTAAACACATGAAGACAGCATACGGCGTTTCCGGGGCATCTGTCACCGATTATTCCATGATTGCCGCAGTGGAAGGGTTGAAAAGCCCCTTCCTGCTTTCGGTACTGGCGGCGGGCGGGCTGGCCATTGCCATGGCCACGGCCTCGGGCTGGACCATGGTCCTGAACGTTCTGCTGGGCAGGGATCTGATGGGAAAGGTCTTCGGCAGCAAATGGCCCGAGGAAAAACCTGTACAGGCCACACGGGTTATGACGATCCTGATCGTGTTCGTGTGTATGCTCTTTGCATTTAACCCGCCGGCACTGGTTCTGGATATTTCCGGGGCTGCATTTATTGTTATCCTCTGCTCGGTTGGTCCCCCGCTGATATTGGGCATCTGGTGGGCCCGGGCCACGACAACGGCCGCTATCACCAACATCTTGGTTATGACAACGCTATCCTGCGGATCATGGATGTATGCAAAGTACAAGCTGGGCAGCTATCACTGGTTTTTCTTAAGTGATCCGGCCCATAAAATCAGCACACCGCACCAATTCTACTGGGTATTTGTCGGATTTATTTTTTTCATCGTCGTCAGCCTGATGACCAAACCATGTAAAGAGGAAGTAATCCAGAAATATTCGCTGGATATAAGACCGGAAGAATAA
- a CDS encoding CoA-acylating methylmalonate-semialdehyde dehydrogenase has translation MNLPKIKNYIDGEWVDSDSSRTGDIRNPALGETIAVVPYGTKQDVDMAVNAAKNAFREWKETPPLSRARYLFRLKEAFEDEFEEIARVLTTEQGKAIDEARGEVRRMIENVEHATGVTTMMTGYCLEDIASGIDSALYRQPMGVFGCIAPYNFPAMVPWWFLPYALVTGNTYVLKPSEQVPMTQNRIFEIIDDVGFPEGVVNMVNGSKEVVNAMLDHPDIQGISFVGSTPTARYIYERCGATGKRVQSLGGAKNIVAVMPDANVDQGMPSLITSFFGCAGQRCLSGSLLAPVGDNAFANAFIDKFITATRAMGVGDGLDEKNAMGPVISQAHRERILEYIETGIQEGADLILDGRDFTVDGYPNGFFVGPTIFDNVTAEMTIAKEEIFGPVVSIVRTPTLDDVIELINTRDFANAACIYTQNAASVRKLRIEANPGMIGVNIGIAAPMSFFPFGGSGNSMFGDIKGHGREIFQFFTDTKVVIERYF, from the coding sequence ATGAATTTACCAAAAATCAAAAATTACATTGATGGAGAATGGGTTGATTCCGACAGCAGCCGGACCGGTGATATCCGGAACCCTGCCCTTGGAGAAACAATCGCTGTTGTGCCGTACGGTACAAAACAAGATGTAGATATGGCTGTAAATGCGGCAAAAAACGCTTTCAGGGAGTGGAAAGAGACCCCGCCGCTTAGCCGGGCCAGATATCTTTTTCGTCTCAAAGAGGCTTTTGAGGATGAATTTGAGGAAATTGCCCGGGTGCTTACCACAGAACAGGGCAAAGCCATTGATGAAGCCCGGGGCGAAGTGCGCCGGATGATCGAAAATGTCGAACATGCCACCGGCGTAACCACCATGATGACCGGGTATTGTCTGGAAGATATTGCCTCAGGCATTGATTCGGCTCTGTACCGCCAACCCATGGGGGTATTCGGATGTATCGCACCTTACAATTTCCCTGCCATGGTCCCCTGGTGGTTTTTACCCTATGCCCTGGTCACCGGGAACACCTATGTACTCAAACCTTCCGAACAGGTTCCCATGACCCAGAACCGTATCTTTGAGATCATTGATGATGTTGGATTTCCCGAAGGCGTCGTCAACATGGTGAACGGATCCAAGGAGGTGGTAAATGCCATGCTTGACCACCCGGACATTCAAGGCATCTCTTTTGTGGGCTCTACCCCCACGGCCAGATACATTTACGAACGGTGTGGTGCCACGGGCAAACGGGTCCAATCACTGGGCGGTGCCAAAAATATTGTTGCCGTCATGCCGGACGCCAATGTGGATCAGGGTATGCCCTCGTTGATCACCTCTTTTTTCGGATGTGCCGGCCAGCGTTGCCTCTCGGGATCGCTCCTGGCACCTGTGGGTGACAATGCCTTTGCTAACGCATTCATCGACAAATTTATCACTGCCACCCGGGCCATGGGCGTGGGTGATGGACTCGATGAAAAAAACGCAATGGGCCCTGTGATCAGCCAGGCCCACAGGGAACGCATCCTGGAATATATTGAAACAGGTATCCAGGAAGGTGCAGATCTTATCTTAGACGGCCGGGATTTTACGGTCGACGGCTATCCCAACGGTTTTTTTGTGGGCCCAACAATATTTGACAATGTCACGGCTGAGATGACCATTGCCAAAGAGGAAATTTTCGGGCCAGTGGTAAGCATTGTACGCACCCCGACCTTAGACGATGTGATTGAACTGATCAATACCCGTGATTTTGCAAACGCGGCCTGTATTTACACCCAAAATGCCGCCTCTGTTAGGAAACTGCGGATTGAGGCCAATCCCGGTATGATCGGGGTTAACATCGGCATTGCGGCACCCATGAGTTTTTTCCCCTTTGGCGGTTCGGGCAATTCCATGTTCGGCGATATCAAGGGCCACGGCCGGGAGATCTTTCAGTTTTTCACCGACACCAAAGTGGTCATTGAAAGATATTTTTAG